CTGCCAGACCACAATCGCAAAGCATGCTAGAAACATGACAGTAACCAGCAACGTCAGGTTTTGCCAAAACCCGGGAGACTCGCTCAGCCGTGGGTATTTAGGCTGCAACCAGCGCGAGTGAAGTTGTTCAAGGTCGCGCGCGGGAATCGCATGCAGGGCGGCGGTAATAATGCCCGCCAACTCAGGCCAATCTTTGCGCGACGCCACCCGCAACAACTGTGGCAAACCGATGTCGCCCACTACCGCGAGCCCGATAAAATCCGGTTCGACGGACAACCGGCTGAGCTGCGCTTCATCGACTACGGCGTATTTAGCTTGCTGGCTCAGCAGTAGTTGCAACGCTTGACGCTCCAGCGGAACGCCTTGCAAGTTCAGATGGGTGTAGGTGCTGCGCAGATAATCCGCTACCGGGTTGGGCATCCGGACTGCGACGCGGTCATGACCGTCAAGTTTTTCAAGGTCCACCCCACCACCACTGCTGCGCTCACCCACGATTAGATTCGGGACGCGCATATATGGGTCGGAAAACAGCCAAAGCCGCAAGCTAGCGGGCGTTTGGGTCAAGCCAGGAGCGAGATCGATAGCACCTTGCTCTAAAGCAGTATCCAGCGCTGCTTGATCGGGATAGTTACGCCAGAGCAATTCAACTTGAAGGGTTTTCTCCAGCTCTTTCATTAGGTCGACGTTTGCACCCGACAATAGCTGCAATCGCTTGTCCAGTTGGGCGTAGGGCGCTTGCAACACCAATCCGATGCGCAACTGACCCCGCTGATTGAGCCAGGCACGCTGCTCCTGGCTCAACGCTGAAGCGGCCGCAACCGGCTGAGATGCGGCATTAGCCAAAAAAGGCAGCCCCGCCATAAGTAAAATCATTACAAAAAAAAGGCGCTGGCCGACGACCCGTATGCGCATCAATCGAATCATAAACGTGTCATTCCGTTGCTCCGTGAATTGCCGCTACTGCTGCGGTACGACCCAAACGCCTGACAAACACTGAACAACCCATTAGGCTGCAATAACGTTTCTGGCCATGGAATATCGGATGTCCTACACCTTTCGCGCATCGCTTCCCACATTGTGCCTGTCGCTGATTCTACCGTGTGCTCTGCCCGTGATGGCGGCTACTCAGGCGCCCACTAAAGATTCAGCCACTCAAGCCGCACCGCCTGAACGTCAACGGTTGCTTGAGCGCAGTCAGGAGGATGCTGCGGCCCTACGACGCCAACTGCCGTCTGAAGAAGTGCAGCAGCTGCAAGCGGGTGATGAAACGTTTGTCGCGTTGTGGAAACCGGCGAACATCGACCAACCCAAAGGCGTGGTCATTATCGTCCCAGGCGCGGACGAGTCGGCAGATTGGCCTCAAGTTGTCGGTCCATTGCGACGCAGGTTCCCTGATGAAGGCTGGGGTAGCTTAAGTCTCTCACTGCCGGATACACCAAATACCGGCAGTTTGCCGCGTATTGAGGACGTAGTGGCCGCAGCGCCGGCTAAAGACGCTAAAGTTGCCACCGCTCCAAAAAGCACAGAACCCGACAACACCGCCGAAGCTGACGCTGCGGCCAGCGTAGCCCGCGCGGCGGCGGCGGATGAACAGGCTAAAGCCGAAGCAGAGCGTATCTTCGCCCGAATCGAAAGTGGCATTGCTTATGCGAAACAGCAAAAGGCGCGCGGCATCGTATTGCTTGGGCACGGTAGCGGGGCCTATTGGGCCGCCCGATTCGTCAATGAGCGACCTTTGCCGTTGGTACAAAAACTGATATTGGTCAGCGCGCAAGAACCCCTGAACGCCAAGCCCACCTTGGACAAGTTTGCGACGACGCTCAAAGTCAAAACTGCGGATTTCGTTTACCAGGATTTGACGCAAAACCGCAATACAGCGCAGCAACGTCTAAAGGCCAGTAAACGCACGAAAAACCCTGATTATACGCAAGTGACCTTGACCACACTGCCCGGAGACAGCCCCGCGCAGCAGGAACAGCTATTACGCCGCGTTCGAGGATGGCTGGAGCCCAAATAGACCGGACCATCCTATTGGCGAATGAATTGCTCTCACAGATCAAGCAATTTATCGGCGCGAGCCAATTCATTCGCAAAGTTGGCTTGTATCGCGTTAGCGGAAATTCCGTTGTTCACGAATCAAGGTGTAGGCCTGATGCAGCTCTTGGGTTCTGTCGGTCGCCTCTCGCACCTGCAAGACACTGGCCCCATTCCCTGCGACTTTGTCGGGATGATGGCGACTGAGTAGACGTCGGTAGGCGCGTTTGATCTGTGTCGGCTCAGCGTCCGCCTGCACACCCAACAAGCGCAACGCATCTTGATAAACATCAACGCTGACACCGAGCGGCCTTTTCTGCGGGTCATATTCACTGGCAAGTGTCTGAACCTTTATAGTCGTCCAGCCGAGCCACTTGCCCCATAGCAGGATCAACTCGCGCTCCTCCAGTGAAACTTTGCCGTCAGCCCAGGCCATGCGCCAACACGCTCGCAATAATCCTTCGGCCGCATGCGGCTGGGTTTTCATACGACGCAAATAGCCGCGTAGCCGTTCACGTCCTTTTTTGCCTCGATTGAACGCCAAGATCGCCCGCCGTTGAGCTGGCTCACTCAAGTCCATTCGACGCATTTCCTCGCGCGCCTGCTGAATGTGACCATCCACAACCCGGCCATTGTTCTTCGCCAGACGACCCAACAGGATGAACAGCAACTCGTCGTCACGGGGTACAGAACGGCCCCCCAATCGCTGACGCATATGGGCCCAGCTGTGCAGCGCCATACGCCGGTCCAAGGCTTGACCGAGCAGTGCACCCAGTAGCGCCCCCGGAATACTGGCGATAGCAAACCCGACTCCGGCGCCGATCACGGTAGTAGGCCACAGCATCTAGCAACTCACCGCAATCAATCGCTCAACTTCAGCAATCCGTTCATGTGTACCGACATCCACCCAGCGTCCGACGAAATGCTCACCTGAAACCAAATCGTGCGCCATGGCCGAGCGTAACAACGGCGCTAGCTTGAAAGCCCCCGCCTCGCAGCCGTCGAACAGCTGCGGATGCACAATAGCCATGCCACTGTAGGTCAACCGCGGAACCGTCTGACTGGGTTCAACCCGACCTTCCACCAGCGCGAAGTCACCTGCCAGGTGATGCGCAGGATTATCCACGAGCACTAAGTGCGCCAAACCGGCGATAGGCCGATGTAAGTTGGTGAAATCGTAGTCGGTCCAGATGTCTCCGTTGACGACCAGAAACGGTCTATCGCCCAGTAAGGGCAGAGCGCGAAAAATTCCGCCACCGGTTTCCAACGGCTCGCTCTCTGGCGAGTAACGAATGCTTAGGCCAAACCGTTCCCCGTCGCCGAGGCAGTCCTCGATCTGTTGACCAAGCCATGCGTGGTTAATCACTACCTCGGTAAAGCCGGCCGCGTACAAGGCCCGCAGGTGATATTCAATCAATGGCGCGTTCCCCACACGCACCAACGGCTTAGGTGTGTGCAAGGTCAAAGGACGTAAGCGTTCACCCTTGCCTGCGGCGAGAATCATCGCCTTCATGCGTTAACTACCTTCATTTTCATAAAACCGCTCCAACGGGTTGACGCAGACTTGCCAACAGTTCGCCCAGCTCAGCCAATTCCGGTCGTCGTGCCAATACAACTTCTATATAAGCAAAAAAACGGGGCACATCGGCCATGTAGCGGGGTTTACCGTCACGATGGCAAATACGCGCAAAAATGCCGATCACTTTCAAATGCCGCTGCACGCCCATCAGATCGCTGGCCCGCAGAAAATCTTCAAAGGTCTCTTGCACCGGAATACCCAAACTCAAAGCCGCCCGCCAATACGTCAGCAGCCAACCCTGGACCCGTTCTTCAGGCCAACTCAGAAACGCATCCTTGAACAGACACGTCACGTCATAAGTCACAGGCCCGTAGACCGCATCCTGAAAATCCAGCACCCCAGGATTCGGCTCACTGACCATCAAATTGCGCGGCATGTAGTCACGGTGTACCAATACCTTCGGCTGCGCCAATGCACTGTCGATCAGACGATCACTGGCTCGCTCCCAAAGCGCCAACTGTGCCGAGTCCATCTCGATACCCAAATGGCGCTTTACGTACCATTCAGGAAACAGTTCAAGCTCGCGACGCAGCAACGCAACGTCATAGCTGGGCAGCGGCGCATCCATAGGCAACTGTTGATAGGCCAACAACGTATCGAACGCATCGGCAAACAATGCGTCTGCATTTTGGGCATCGATCACATCGAGATAGGTCTTGTGACCCAGGTCGTTGAGCAAAAGAAAGCCACGAGTAAGGTCTTCGGCATATATTTTCGGAACATTAATTCCTGATTTACTTAATAAATTAGCGATATCCACGAACGGTTTACAGTTTTCTTGGGGTGGAGGTGCGTCCATGACAATAAAAGTTTGACCGGCACCCTCCCAACGGAAATACCGTCGAAAACTGGCATCGCTACTGGCCGCAGTCAACGTGGCCGGGGGTACGGCGCCCCAATCTTGCGCCGTGAACAACGCTGACAACTGCTTATCGAGCCAAACTTTCAGGTGTTGCAGGCGTACATCTTGATCTGGCATTACAAGGGTCTCCGACGGCGCTAGCCGTCAAGCGGGTCATGCTTTATTATCCGTCATCTTTTTCAGCCCATCGAGAGGCGTGCGGCCCCCCCGCGGGCCGATGGCGCGCAGGAAGCCCGGATTAATAAGATGGCATTGAAATCCCACGCATTTCGTAAAAAATTTCCGTTGCTCGTAACCGGCAGTTTGCTGGCGATGCAACCTTTGGCCACTCCATTCGCAGTAGCCGCAGAACAGTATGACTGTTCAGTCTCTGCTGCGGGTGCTTGGGATTGCGCGCCGAAAGTGAACGCAGTTCAGCTGCCACCGCGCCCCGTGCACAGCGTGGACGGTATCAGTACGAACGGTCAAAGCACTCCGGACGCTGGCTCAACGGCCGGCGAAAAAGTGCCCATCACGCTCGTCACCCAAGCGAAAGGCTATGGTCTGAAGTCGCGCAGTGCTGACTACAGCCACCTCGATTGGGTTCCTCGAGATAAGCTCACTCCCGCGCAATTGGCCGAAACTGGCCCCTATTGCTCTGGAGCGTATGTAGAGCCTATCCGTCCGGGCATGAACGACAACACGAAGATGAGCGACGCACCGATGTTTGTCGGTGCCAAAGCATCTCGTTATGAGCAAGAAGCTCAGGTCGCGACGCTGGCCGGTGACGTTGTATTGCGTCAAGGCAGCATGCAGGTCCAGTCCCAGGAGGCCAGCCTGTATCAGGCTGAAAACCGTGGCGAACTGAACGGCGATGTCCGCTTGCGTCAAAATGGGGCCTTGATCGTCGGTGACCACGCGCAGATCCAGCTCGACACCGGTGAAGCCCAAGTCGACAACGCTGAATACGTGATGCACAAGTCCAACGTGCGCGGCAGCGCTCTGTACGCCAAGCGTGCCGAGAACGCGATCATCCGCCTCAAGGACGGTACGTACACCACTTGCGAACCCAACAGTAACGCTTGGGAAATCAAGGGCAATAACATTACTCTGAACCCCGCAACCGGTTTCGGTACAGCGACTAACGCCACACTGCGAGTCCACGACATACCGGTGTTCTACACCCCGTATCTCTATTTTCCGATCGACAGCCGTCGCCAGTCAGGTTTCCTGCCCCCGAGCGTTTCAAGCGGCGGCAATTCCGGTGCAACACTGGTCACGCCGTACTACTTCAACCTGGCACCAAATTACGATGCCACGTTGTATCCTCGCTTCATGACCAAGCGTGGCACCATGCTGGAAGGCGAGTTCCGCTACCTGACCAAGTCGAGCGAAGGCACTATAGGTGGCGCGTTCCTCAATGATAAGGACAACGATCGTAAGCTGCAGACTGACGCCAAAGACACCCGTTGGATGGTCAACGTACAGGAGAAAAGCGGGCTGAATTCACGCTTGACGACGGACGTTGATTACACGGACATAAGCGATCCGTACTACTTTCAGGATCTTCAAAGCGACGTAATCGGTGTCGAGAAGCGCGACTATATCAACCAGCAAGGTGCTGTGAACTGGCGGGGCGACACCTACACCGCTCGCCTGAATCTGCAGGGTTACAAACTGGCCAGCGTCTCCGACATCACCCCATATAACCGTCTGCCGCAGATCACCTTTAACGGTGCGCTGCCATACCACCCCGGCGGATTGGATTTCGCGTATGAAACTGAAGCAGTGCGGTTTCAACGTGATTTGCAGTCGGGTAACTATTTCGACAAAGATGGTGTTGGTACCTCTCGGCTTGATAACAACGTCACCGGTCTCGCCCGATCAGACGGCGATCGCCTGAATCTTGCGCCGTCCATGAGCCTTCCAATGAGTTGGACCTACGGCTTTGTTACACCGAAGCTCAAGTACGTGTACACCAAATATGATCTGAGTTTAAGCGGGCTAGGACAGCAGCAGATCGTTGACGCCCAAACTGCCGCTGCGGCAGCGAACACCAAATACCTGAATGGCGAATTCAATAGCTCTATTGACCGCAGCATTCCGGTGTTCAGCGTCGACAGCGGTCTGTACTTCGACAGAAACACTCAATGGTTTGGCAAAAACTATCGTCAAACATTGGAACCGCGTCTGTACTACCTGAACGTTCCGTATAAAGACCAGAGTGACATCCCGATTTTCGACTCGGGTGAAACCACGTTCAACTACGGGTCACTGTTCCGCGACAATCGTTTTGTTGGCTCCGACCGTATTGGTGATGAAAACAAACTATCGCTGGGTATTACCAACCGCTGGATTGAAGATAACGGCTTTGAACGCCAGACCTTCAGTATCGGTGAAGCGGTGTACTTCAAGGATCGTAAAGTACAACTGCCAGGTATTGATTACGCCACTCGTGCAGATTCAACAGCCGGTCGCTCGCCGTATGCACTTGAATACGCTTACCGCTTTAACAGGGACTGGCGCGCGACGTCCGACTTCAACTGGGATCCGGACAGCAAGAAAACTCGTTCGGGCAGTGCGATGATGCACTACCAACCTGAAGACAACCCAAACAAGGTTGTTAACATTGGCTATCGCTATCGCAACGACCAGATTCGCTATGACCAGAACACCGGTACGTGGAAAGTGGGCGGTGGCGATCTTGGCACGCCAGGGCAACCGGGCTATATCAAGGATTACTACAAAATCCAGCAGCATGATTTTTCGGTCATCTGGCCGGTTGCTCCTCAATGGAACGTCATTAGCCGCTGGCAGTACGATTACAACCGCAACCGCACCCTCGAAGCCTTTGGTGGTTTTGAATATGACAACTGTTGCTGGAAGCTACGTCTGATTGATCGTTACTGGATTAACTATGACGAATTCAGCCAGGACATTACTCAGAACGAAAAAGGCGACCATGGCATCTTCTTACAAGTCGTACTGAAGGGACTTGGCGGTGTTCTCGGCCAAAAAGTTGAAAGTTTCCTCGACAAAGGCATCCAAGGTTATCGTGAACGTGAAGACCAAGCTTTCTAACTGTCTGCGCCCACTGATGTTGGGCGCGTTACTCCTGGGCACCGCAGCAAATGCTGAAGTGCAGTCCCTCGACAAGGTTGTGGCCATCGTCGACAACGACGTGATCATGCAAAGTCAACTGGATAAACGAGTCCACGAAGTTCAGCAGACCATCGCCAAACGCGGTGGCGGCGTGCCTCCAGCGAGTGTGCTGGATCAGCAAGTGATGGAGCGTTTGATCGTTGAGAACCTGCAACTGCAAATCGGTGATCGCTCCGGTATACGAATCACCGACGAAGAGCTGAACCAAGCGGTTGGCACTATCGCCCAACGTAACAATATGTCGATAGATCAGTTTCGTGCTGCGCTGACTCATGACGGCTTGTCTTATGAAGACGCTCGTGACCAGATTCGCCGGGAAATGATCATCAGCCGCGTCCGTCAACGTCGAGTGGCAGAGCGCATTCAAGTATCGGAGCAAGAAGTGAAAAACTTCTTGGCATCCGACATGGGCAAGATGCAAATGTCCGAGGAGTATCACCTCGCCAACATTCTGATCGCGACCCCGGACAGTGCTTCCTCGGACGCCATCCAGGCCGCGAGCCATCAAGCTCAGGATATTTACCAGCAGCTTAAGAAGGGCGCTGACTTCAGCCAGTTGGCCATCGCTAAATCCAAAAGCGACAATGCGCTCGACGGCGGTGATATGGGCTGGCGCAAAGGCGCGCAGTTGCCACCTCCCTTTGACACGTTGCTCAGCAACATGACAGTTGGTGACATCACCCAACCCACGCGCACTCCCGGCGGTTTTATTATTTTGAAACTGATGGAAAAGCGCGGCGGCCAGGGCCAAGCACAGATGAAAGACGAAGTTCACGTTCGCCACATCCTGATCAAACCGAGTGAAATTCGTAGCGAAGACGAAACTCATCGCCTGGCTGAGCGCTTGTATGAGCGCATCAAAAATGGCGAAGATTTCAGTGAGTTGGCAAAAAGTTTCTCTGAAGACCCTGGCTCGGCGCTCAACGGCGGCGATCTGAATTGGGTTGATCCGAACCAACTGGTGCCGGAATTCCGCGCTGTCATGGCCGACAGCCCAGTAGGTGTGTTGTCCAAACCGTTCAAGACTGCTTACGGTTGGCACATCCTGGAAGTCCTTGGCCGTCGCGCTACCGACAGCAGTACCGAAGCGCGTGAAGAACAAGCCAAAACTGCGTTACGTAATCGTAAATACGATGAAGAGCTGCAAACCTGGCTACGCCAGATTCGTGATGAAGCTTACGTTGAAATCAAGCTTCCTCCTGCCGATCAGCCAGACCAGGCTGACCAGGCCACAAAGTGAAAGCAAAACGTTTTGCTCTAACACCCGGCGAGCCGGCAGGCATAGGTCCAGACCTATGCCTGTTGCTCGCGTCACACCCTCAGCCGCACCCCCTGATTGCCATTACCAGCCACGATCTGCTTATCGAGCGGGCCGTGCAACTGGGCGTGGCTGTCAATTTAATCAGGGTAACGCCTGACGCTTGGCCAGACCTACCCGCCCCGGCCGGCAGCCTGTATGTATGGGATACGCCGCTGAATATAAGCGTCGTTGCCGGGGAGCTGAATAAAGCCAACGCAGCGTTCGTGCTGCAAACCCTGGCCCGTGCAGGACAAGGCTGTATCGACGGCGACTTTGCGGGAATGATCACCGCCCCTGTGCACAAGGGTGTGATCAACGACTCCGGCATTCCTTTTTCAGGCCATACCGAATTCCTGGCCGACCTGACGCACACCGAACAGGTTGTGATGATGCTCGCTACCGGGGACTTGCGGGTTGCGCTGGTCACGACTCACTTGCCATTGCGTGCTGTTGCTGACGCGATCACTTCTGAGCGCCTCGAGCGGGTCACGCGAATACTGCACGCCGACTTAGTCCATAAATTCGGCATCGCCCAACCACGTATTCTGGTCTGCGGGCTTAACCCTCATGCCGGAGAAGGTGGCCATTTGGGCCGCGAAGAAATCGACATTATTGAACCTACTCTGGAGCGCCTGCGCAGCGAGGGCCTTGATTTACGGGGCCCGCTGCCTGCCGACACTCTGTTTACCCCCAAATATCTGGAGCACTGCGATGCAGTGCTGGCGATGTACCATGACCAGGGTTTGCCTGTACTGAAGTACAAAGGTTTCGGCGCCGCCGTCAACGTGACCCTCGGCCTGCCGATCATCCGCACGTCGGTGGATCATGGCACCGCGCTGGATCTAGCTGGCAGTGGCAAGGTCGATACCGGCAGTTTGAAGGTTGCCCTGGAAACCGCCTATCAGATGGCCGAGACCCGTCAATGACCGAGTTATTTCAACACAAGGCGCGTAAGCGTTTTGGACAAAACTTCCTGCACGACGCTGGCGTAATCGACAAAATCCTGCGGGCTATTCGTGCAAAACCGGAAGACCGTTTACTGGAAATCGGGCCGGGCCAAGGCGCCCTGACCGAAGGCCTGCTGAGCAGCGATGCGCAACTGGACGTGGTTGAGTTGGACAAGGATTTGATCCCAATTCTGATTCACCAATTCGGGAGTAAGCCCAACTTTCGTTTGCATCAAGGTGATGCATTGAAGTTCGACTTCACCAGCCTGAATGCTGCACCGAGTAGCTTGCGCGTAGTGGGAAACCTCCCATACAACATCTCGACACCGCTCATCTTCTTGCTGTTGCAAAACGCGGGCTTGATTCGCGACATGCACTTCATGCTGCAAAAAGAAGTGGTTCAACGCATGGCTGCAGGCCCAGGCGGTGGTGACTACGGCCGCCTGTCGATCATGGTCCAGTACCATTGCCGCGTTGAACACTTGTTCAACGTTGGCCCCGGTGCGTTCAACCCGCCGCCGAAAGTTGACTCAGCGATTGTCCGTCTGGTACCACATGAAATCTTGCCACACCCGGCAAAGGATCACCGTGCGCTTGAGCGTGTTGTCCGCGAAGCCTTTAACCAGCGTCGGAAAACCTTGCGCAATACCCTAAAAGCTCTGCTGACCAACGACGAGATCATTGCTGCTGGCGTCGATGGCAGTCTGCGACCTGAACAACTGGATCTCGCCGCCTTCGTCCGACTCGCGGATAAACTCAGTGATCAACCTATCACCGAGTAGAGCCCAAGGCCTTCATCGAGGCCAACGGCCGGCACATTGCTAACAAGGATTGGTTTTTATCTCGGCTTTTTTTATGTTGAGAATGCCCTAAACTGAATTTCACCGGTATTGTCCGAATTTTTCCGCTTTTGCTTTTAAGGCGTATTGCATGTCCGATCCTCGCTATCAAGTAGACGTCAGCGTCGTTACGCGCTTCCTCGTAGAGCAGTCACAACCCGAGCAAAATCGTTTTGCTTTTGCATACACGGTCACCGTTCATAACAGTGGAGAGTTACCGGCCAAGTTGCTTTCCAGGCACTGGGTCATCACCGACGGTGATGGCCATGTCGAGGAAGTTCGTGGCGATGGTGTAGTTGGGCAGCAACCCCTGATCAAGTCGGGGCACAGCCATACCTACAGCAGCGGCACCGTAATGATGACTAAAGTCGGCAATATGCAGGGAAGTTATCAAATGCTTGCAGAAGACGGTAAGCGCTTCGACGCCGTGATAGCCCCATTTCGTCTGGCCATGCCGGGCGCCCTGCACTGATGGCAGTGTATGCCGTAGGTGACCTTCAAGGCTGTCTGGAACCGCTGCAGTGTTTGCTTGAACACGTTGCCTTTGATCCGACCAAGGACCACCTCTGGTTAGTAGGGGATCTGGTAAACCGTGGCCCGGCCTCGCTGGAGACCTTGCGTTTCCTCTACGGCATGCGCAATTCGCTAGTATGTGTTTTGGGCAATCATGATCTGCATTTGCTGGCCGCAGCTCGTACTATCGAGCGGCTAAAGAAGAACGACACGTTGCGCGAGGTGCTCGAAGCCGCCGACCGCGACCTATTACTTGAATGGCTGCGCCAACAGAAACTAATGCACTACGACCCGGTGCGTAAAATTGCGATGGTTCATGCGGGA
The nucleotide sequence above comes from Pseudomonas sp. AB6. Encoded proteins:
- the rsmA gene encoding 16S rRNA (adenine(1518)-N(6)/adenine(1519)-N(6))-dimethyltransferase RsmA, with the translated sequence MTELFQHKARKRFGQNFLHDAGVIDKILRAIRAKPEDRLLEIGPGQGALTEGLLSSDAQLDVVELDKDLIPILIHQFGSKPNFRLHQGDALKFDFTSLNAAPSSLRVVGNLPYNISTPLIFLLLQNAGLIRDMHFMLQKEVVQRMAAGPGGGDYGRLSIMVQYHCRVEHLFNVGPGAFNPPPKVDSAIVRLVPHEILPHPAKDHRALERVVREAFNQRRKTLRNTLKALLTNDEIIAAGVDGSLRPEQLDLAAFVRLADKLSDQPITE
- a CDS encoding DnaJ domain-containing protein → MLWPTTVIGAGVGFAIASIPGALLGALLGQALDRRMALHSWAHMRQRLGGRSVPRDDELLFILLGRLAKNNGRVVDGHIQQAREEMRRMDLSEPAQRRAILAFNRGKKGRERLRGYLRRMKTQPHAAEGLLRACWRMAWADGKVSLEERELILLWGKWLGWTTIKVQTLASEYDPQKRPLGVSVDVYQDALRLLGVQADAEPTQIKRAYRRLLSRHHPDKVAGNGASVLQVREATDRTQELHQAYTLIREQRNFR
- the murU gene encoding N-acetylmuramate alpha-1-phosphate uridylyltransferase MurU; translated protein: MKAMILAAGKGERLRPLTLHTPKPLVRVGNAPLIEYHLRALYAAGFTEVVINHAWLGQQIEDCLGDGERFGLSIRYSPESEPLETGGGIFRALPLLGDRPFLVVNGDIWTDYDFTNLHRPIAGLAHLVLVDNPAHHLAGDFALVEGRVEPSQTVPRLTYSGMAIVHPQLFDGCEAGAFKLAPLLRSAMAHDLVSGEHFVGRWVDVGTHERIAEVERLIAVSC
- a CDS encoding peptidylprolyl isomerase, which codes for MNVKTKLSNCLRPLMLGALLLGTAANAEVQSLDKVVAIVDNDVIMQSQLDKRVHEVQQTIAKRGGGVPPASVLDQQVMERLIVENLQLQIGDRSGIRITDEELNQAVGTIAQRNNMSIDQFRAALTHDGLSYEDARDQIRREMIISRVRQRRVAERIQVSEQEVKNFLASDMGKMQMSEEYHLANILIATPDSASSDAIQAASHQAQDIYQQLKKGADFSQLAIAKSKSDNALDGGDMGWRKGAQLPPPFDTLLSNMTVGDITQPTRTPGGFIILKLMEKRGGQGQAQMKDEVHVRHILIKPSEIRSEDETHRLAERLYERIKNGEDFSELAKSFSEDPGSALNGGDLNWVDPNQLVPEFRAVMADSPVGVLSKPFKTAYGWHILEVLGRRATDSSTEAREEQAKTALRNRKYDEELQTWLRQIRDEAYVEIKLPPADQPDQADQATK
- the apaG gene encoding Co2+/Mg2+ efflux protein ApaG, which produces MSDPRYQVDVSVVTRFLVEQSQPEQNRFAFAYTVTVHNSGELPAKLLSRHWVITDGDGHVEEVRGDGVVGQQPLIKSGHSHTYSSGTVMMTKVGNMQGSYQMLAEDGKRFDAVIAPFRLAMPGALH
- the pdxA gene encoding 4-hydroxythreonine-4-phosphate dehydrogenase PdxA, with translation MKAKRFALTPGEPAGIGPDLCLLLASHPQPHPLIAITSHDLLIERAVQLGVAVNLIRVTPDAWPDLPAPAGSLYVWDTPLNISVVAGELNKANAAFVLQTLARAGQGCIDGDFAGMITAPVHKGVINDSGIPFSGHTEFLADLTHTEQVVMMLATGDLRVALVTTHLPLRAVADAITSERLERVTRILHADLVHKFGIAQPRILVCGLNPHAGEGGHLGREEIDIIEPTLERLRSEGLDLRGPLPADTLFTPKYLEHCDAVLAMYHDQGLPVLKYKGFGAAVNVTLGLPIIRTSVDHGTALDLAGSGKVDTGSLKVALETAYQMAETRQ
- a CDS encoding alpha/beta hydrolase family protein, encoding MSYTFRASLPTLCLSLILPCALPVMAATQAPTKDSATQAAPPERQRLLERSQEDAAALRRQLPSEEVQQLQAGDETFVALWKPANIDQPKGVVIIVPGADESADWPQVVGPLRRRFPDEGWGSLSLSLPDTPNTGSLPRIEDVVAAAPAKDAKVATAPKSTEPDNTAEADAAASVARAAAADEQAKAEAERIFARIESGIAYAKQQKARGIVLLGHGSGAYWAARFVNERPLPLVQKLILVSAQEPLNAKPTLDKFATTLKVKTADFVYQDLTQNRNTAQQRLKASKRTKNPDYTQVTLTTLPGDSPAQQEQLLRRVRGWLEPK
- a CDS encoding aminoglycoside phosphotransferase family protein; protein product: MPDQDVRLQHLKVWLDKQLSALFTAQDWGAVPPATLTAASSDASFRRYFRWEGAGQTFIVMDAPPPQENCKPFVDIANLLSKSGINVPKIYAEDLTRGFLLLNDLGHKTYLDVIDAQNADALFADAFDTLLAYQQLPMDAPLPSYDVALLRRELELFPEWYVKRHLGIEMDSAQLALWERASDRLIDSALAQPKVLVHRDYMPRNLMVSEPNPGVLDFQDAVYGPVTYDVTCLFKDAFLSWPEERVQGWLLTYWRAALSLGIPVQETFEDFLRASDLMGVQRHLKVIGIFARICHRDGKPRYMADVPRFFAYIEVVLARRPELAELGELLASLRQPVGAVL